The Saprospiraceae bacterium genome includes a window with the following:
- a CDS encoding ABC transporter ATP-binding protein has translation MIQLNNIYKSFGKTQALKNVSMHLSAGKCFGLIGPNACGKTTIIKSILSMVVPSAGTILFDDKNIQGEVSYKNHIGYMPQIGRYPENMSIKQVIDMIRDIRGYQGVEDRELYDAFGIEQFGDKKMRTLSGGTTQKVSATLAFLFDPPVLILDEPTAGLDPISSELLREKIIKERENGKLILITSHLLSELDDLLTDIIFMQEAEVLFNKSVDALFEETGEERVSKAVSKLLKIKRA, from the coding sequence ATGATCCAACTCAATAATATATATAAAAGTTTTGGCAAAACGCAGGCCTTGAAAAATGTCTCGATGCATCTGTCAGCAGGCAAATGTTTCGGACTGATCGGTCCTAATGCCTGTGGCAAAACCACCATCATCAAGAGCATTCTTAGTATGGTGGTACCCAGTGCAGGAACTATCCTGTTTGATGACAAAAATATCCAAGGTGAAGTCAGCTATAAAAATCATATCGGCTACATGCCACAGATAGGCAGATATCCTGAAAATATGAGTATCAAACAAGTGATCGATATGATCAGAGACATCAGAGGATATCAGGGCGTAGAAGACAGAGAGTTGTACGATGCATTTGGTATTGAACAATTTGGTGATAAAAAAATGAGAACATTGTCCGGCGGTACTACGCAGAAGGTGAGCGCCACTTTGGCCTTTTTGTTTGATCCGCCTGTACTTATCCTGGATGAACCCACTGCAGGTCTTGATCCCATATCATCAGAACTATTGCGCGAGAAGATCATCAAAGAGCGTGAAAACGGTAAGCTTATCTTGATCACTTCGCATTTACTCAGTGAGTTGGATGACCTACTGACAGATATCATTTTTATGCAGGAAGCAGAAGTTCTGTTCAATAAGTCCGTTGATGCCCTTTTTGAAGAAACTGGGGAGGAAAGAGTATCCAAAGCCGTCAGCAAACTTCTAAAAATAAAAAGAGCATGA
- a CDS encoding ABC transporter permease subunit, which produces MKGITKFVIADILKNRIILFYALILGVFSWSIFSLEDNTSKGIMSLLNIILLTVPLVSIIFSNIYMYNSAEFIELLVSQPVKRSAIWTSLFIGLAIALNVSFLVGIGIPVLLFVPFMTGMTVIVTGMLITTIFVSIAMLCSILMRDKARGIGLSIMIWLFLSLIYDGLVLFFMFQYADYPIEKPMAIFSALNPIDLARIQVLLQVDVAALMGYTGAIFKKMFGTMTGYLISLIMMLLWIVIPFLISLKLFNKKDL; this is translated from the coding sequence ATGAAGGGAATAACGAAGTTTGTGATTGCTGATATATTAAAAAATCGTATTATCCTGTTTTATGCATTGATATTGGGAGTATTTTCCTGGAGTATCTTCAGCCTTGAAGACAATACATCCAAGGGTATCATGTCCCTCCTTAACATTATACTGCTGACGGTACCACTTGTCTCTATTATTTTTTCAAATATCTACATGTACAATAGTGCCGAATTCATAGAACTGCTCGTAAGCCAGCCGGTAAAAAGATCAGCTATCTGGACTTCGCTGTTTATCGGCCTTGCCATAGCGCTCAATGTATCATTTCTGGTAGGCATAGGTATTCCTGTGTTGCTGTTTGTTCCCTTTATGACTGGTATGACCGTCATCGTCACAGGTATGCTGATCACGACTATATTTGTATCCATCGCCATGCTTTGCTCCATCCTTATGAGAGACAAGGCACGTGGCATAGGGCTTTCGATCATGATATGGTTGTTTCTTTCGCTTATTTATGACGGATTGGTGCTATTTTTTATGTTTCAATATGCAGACTATCCCATCGAAAAGCCCATGGCTATATTTTCAGCGCTAAACCCGATAGACTTGGCAAGAATTCAGGTACTCCTTCAGGTGGATGTCGCTGCACTCATGGGATATACAGGTGCGATATTCAAAAAAATGTTTGGAACCATGACAGGGTATCTGATATCTCTGATAATGATGCTACTTTGGATTGTGATTCCATTTTTGATTTCATTAAAATTATTCAATAAAAAAGACCTTTAA